From the Hydrogenobacter sp. genome, one window contains:
- the tgt gene encoding tRNA guanosine(34) transglycosylase Tgt, with amino-acid sequence MFSFEIIASESDARRGRLITPHGIIETPVFMPVGTQGTVKAMIHKLLDDIGVQIMLANTYHLYLRPGIEVIKLAGGLHSFTGWRKPLLTDSGGYQIFSLSRKRTKDNRSGVRVFEEGVEFKDHLSGSMHFFTPEKVIQLQEVFGSDFIMPLDECVEYPTTYAYAESSVQRTLRWLDRSIKHKRREDQALFGIVQGAFFEDLRKVSALSTVERDLFGYAIGGLSVGEPKDLMYSMVEVVCEYLPWQKPRYLMGVGMPEDLVECVARGIDMFDCVAPTRMARTGTLFTSYGKINITGEIYRKDFSPLDENCDCYTCKNFTRAYLRHLYKAEEISAYVLGTIHNLSFYHRLMEEIRKAIELGSFESFRRSWMERYNSKR; translated from the coding sequence ATGTTTTCCTTTGAAATTATAGCCTCTGAAAGTGATGCAAGAAGGGGAAGACTGATTACACCTCACGGTATTATTGAAACTCCTGTTTTCATGCCTGTTGGAACTCAAGGAACTGTCAAAGCCATGATACACAAACTTTTAGATGATATAGGTGTACAGATCATGCTTGCCAACACTTATCATCTTTATCTTAGACCAGGCATTGAGGTGATCAAGCTTGCTGGAGGACTTCACTCTTTTACTGGATGGAGAAAACCGCTTCTTACAGATAGCGGAGGTTATCAGATCTTCTCCCTATCAAGAAAGAGAACTAAAGATAACAGATCTGGAGTGAGGGTCTTTGAAGAAGGCGTGGAGTTCAAGGACCATCTGTCTGGCTCTATGCACTTTTTTACTCCAGAAAAAGTTATACAACTGCAGGAAGTTTTTGGATCTGATTTCATAATGCCCTTAGACGAGTGCGTTGAGTACCCTACTACTTATGCCTATGCAGAATCCTCTGTTCAAAGAACACTCAGGTGGTTGGACAGAAGTATAAAACACAAAAGGAGAGAAGACCAGGCGCTCTTTGGTATAGTCCAAGGGGCTTTCTTTGAAGATCTCAGGAAGGTGTCAGCTCTTTCTACAGTTGAAAGGGATCTTTTCGGTTACGCTATAGGTGGCTTGTCTGTAGGGGAGCCAAAGGACTTGATGTACTCCATGGTTGAAGTAGTATGCGAGTATTTACCGTGGCAAAAGCCAAGATACTTAATGGGGGTTGGCATGCCGGAAGATCTCGTGGAATGCGTCGCAAGAGGTATAGACATGTTTGACTGTGTTGCACCAACCAGAATGGCAAGGACAGGAACACTCTTTACATCTTACGGGAAGATAAATATAACCGGTGAGATCTACAGGAAGGACTTTTCACCTTTAGACGAAAACTGCGATTGTTATACCTGCAAAAACTTTACGAGGGCTTATCTGAGACACCTTTACAAAGCTGAGGAGATATCGGCTTACGTATTAGGAACTATACACAACTTGAGCTTTTACCACCGGCTTATGGAAGAAATAAGAAAAGCTATAGAATTGGGAAGTTTTGAAAGTTTTAGAAGGTCATGGATGGAAAGGTACAACAGCAAAAGGTGA
- a CDS encoding YchF/TatD family DNA exonuclease: MIDTHCHLDLLKEEDLKESLKDTSIEYLITIGYDRKTIENAIKLAEENRHVFCAIGFHPHEADKIGDEDLLWLKDVAKKHLKVRALGEIGLDFYKDYSDRKKQEDIFRKQIGIAIELGLPLVIHSRNAEDKTIEVLKEEKAYEVGGVMHCFTGSYEFMRKCVDLGFYISYSGIITYKNAETLREVVKRTPTARILLETDSPFLTPQPARGKPNKPPYIWHTANVMAQLIPNSSIEDVDRMTSENAKLLFNIDNNGKKDTITYVINNKLYINLTNKCNLHCSFCQRERERNFMIKGYWVWTSRDPSVEEVIKEIADPARYDEVVFCGYGEPTLRFSALKEIARYIKAKGGKVRVDTNGLMFTYLPEDKLSELKGLVDVWSVSLNAQDENTYNKVCKPAQSDAFEKVIRFIKKALQEGFEVIATAVDYEGVDIEKTKRLAESLGAKWRHRPYEVVG; this comes from the coding sequence ATGATAGACACGCATTGCCATCTTGATCTTCTCAAAGAAGAAGATCTCAAAGAAAGCCTTAAAGATACTTCTATTGAGTATCTTATTACCATAGGCTATGACAGAAAAACCATTGAAAACGCTATAAAGCTTGCTGAAGAAAACAGGCACGTCTTTTGTGCTATAGGGTTTCATCCTCACGAAGCTGACAAAATCGGTGATGAGGATCTTCTTTGGCTTAAAGACGTTGCGAAAAAACACCTTAAGGTGAGAGCCTTGGGCGAGATAGGTCTTGACTTTTATAAAGACTACTCTGATAGAAAAAAACAGGAAGACATTTTCAGAAAGCAAATAGGCATAGCTATAGAGCTGGGGCTTCCTTTAGTGATACACAGCAGGAATGCTGAAGATAAAACCATAGAAGTTCTTAAAGAAGAGAAGGCTTACGAAGTAGGAGGTGTAATGCACTGTTTTACAGGAAGCTACGAGTTTATGAGGAAGTGTGTAGATCTTGGCTTTTACATATCTTACTCGGGAATAATAACATACAAAAATGCGGAAACGCTTAGAGAAGTGGTAAAAAGGACACCTACCGCAAGAATTTTATTAGAGACGGACAGTCCCTTTTTGACACCTCAGCCTGCGAGAGGCAAGCCTAACAAACCTCCTTACATATGGCATACTGCAAATGTGATGGCTCAGCTTATTCCCAATTCCTCCATTGAGGATGTGGACCGTATGACCTCCGAAAATGCCAAACTTCTTTTTAACATAGACAACAACGGAAAGAAAGACACGATAACTTACGTAATAAACAATAAGCTATACATAAATCTGACAAACAAGTGTAACCTTCACTGCTCCTTTTGCCAAAGAGAAAGGGAGAGGAATTTTATGATAAAAGGCTACTGGGTTTGGACATCAAGGGATCCGAGCGTTGAGGAAGTTATAAAAGAGATAGCAGATCCTGCAAGGTACGATGAGGTGGTTTTCTGCGGATACGGTGAACCTACACTTAGATTTTCAGCACTCAAGGAGATAGCAAGATACATAAAAGCAAAAGGTGGGAAGGTTCGGGTTGACACAAATGGTTTGATGTTCACTTACCTCCCCGAGGATAAACTTTCCGAACTGAAGGGACTTGTGGATGTGTGGTCGGTTAGTCTGAACGCTCAAGATGAAAATACTTATAACAAGGTATGCAAGCCTGCCCAGTCCGATGCCTTTGAAAAGGTTATACGCTTTATAAAGAAAGCCCTTCAGGAAGGCTTTGAGGTTATAGCTACCGCCGTAGATTACGAAGGCGTTGATATTGAAAAAACTAAAAGACTTGCAGAATCTTTGGGTGCCAAATGGAGACACAGACCTTACGAAGTGGTAGGATAA
- a CDS encoding phosphatase PAP2 family protein → MNVENFPLNVELFYLVNHTRNELLDAFFGYFYLLGKGYVLIPALLFVLLFKRERLKLFILSLALESLSVHILKVVFNAPRPANMLTNIYLLEPLYHKSFPSGDTAMAFFLASFFSSESPALLKVILWSYALLIAYGRMYMGVHFPIDVLVGAIVGVTSYYSLYKLDRRKVML, encoded by the coding sequence ATGAATGTGGAAAATTTCCCTCTGAATGTAGAACTTTTTTATCTCGTGAACCATACCAGAAATGAGCTTCTTGATGCTTTTTTTGGATACTTTTACCTTCTCGGGAAGGGATACGTCCTTATACCTGCCTTGCTTTTTGTCCTGTTGTTCAAAAGGGAAAGGCTAAAGCTTTTTATACTTTCACTTGCGCTTGAAAGCTTGAGTGTACACATCTTGAAGGTGGTCTTCAACGCCCCAAGACCTGCAAACATGTTAACGAACATTTACCTTTTAGAGCCTCTTTATCACAAGTCCTTTCCGTCTGGAGATACTGCTATGGCTTTCTTCTTAGCATCTTTCTTTTCTTCGGAATCGCCAGCTCTACTGAAGGTTATACTTTGGAGCTATGCCCTTTTGATAGCTTACGGCAGGATGTATATGGGAGTTCATTTTCCCATTGACGTACTTGTGGGTGCTATCGTGGGTGTGACATCCTATTATAGTTTGTATAAGCTTGATCGCAGAAAGGTCATGTTGTAG